Proteins from a single region of Bdellovibrio bacteriovorus HD100:
- a CDS encoding tail fiber domain-containing protein codes for MRNGTYLIAILSLLTGIFALASPNSLTYQGRILKSDGHALEYNNVSFLFEITSPNGSCVIYREQKDGVNMVNSAGVFDVPIGSGTKLFPADPLFTLLESFNNSKVHNCFGGSTYSAQAGDTRLLKVQFHDGSGWKIISPSNEIRTVPYAAYALSSEKLGTKTEEDFLQKAGLPTCAAGTFLSWNGTALSCSGVSGANGGTVSDVTSANAYITITNGTTTPQLTLNVGQNANQVAAGNDPRFTDARVPSGAAAGDLGGTYPNPSVAKLQGVAVSATAPTNGHFLKFNGTQWLSAQISTSDVNGLNTTLDNYMTEADFNTAVANANCAAHQTMYWNAVTGFSCQSINVSVAGDVSGTIGAVAVNKIKGITVDTTGLVAGQVLKYDGTKFAPAADNDANSGGTVTNIATGTGLSGGPITSTGTISLANTAVTAASYGSSTQVGTFTVDAQGRLTAANNAAIAFPVTTVAGRTGAITLDAADIGSGAGKYLTYRPNNTACTDGQVLKWVSANNRWECGTDTDTSSGGTVTNIATGTGLSGGPITSTGTISLANTTVTPAVYGSNTQVGTFTVDAQGRLTAASNAAIAFPVTTVAGRTGSVTLDVGDVGNGAGKYFVYRPNNTACTDGQVLKWVSANNRWECGTDTDTSSGGTVTNIATGTGLTGGPITSTGTIALANTTVTAGSYTRASITVDAQGRLTAASSGAAINLASDITGTLPIANGGTGTTTALGAFNALSPLTTKGDVLVRDATNNIRLPVGTNGQVLTADSAVAAGVKWATPNAGTVTNVSGTAPVQVATGTSTPVISVDAATTGARGVVQVGSGIAVSSGTISADPANFPSAVPVSKGGTGATSLTADRLLVSNGTGSAVIPFTCGTAQMLTFNASGVMGCTSYSSSGIFANGGNSFGTAAVLGTNDAQSLTFETDANPRMTILATGKVGVNETAPTGNLHLSNTGAVDLRIQDKSGTPVTMRILSQGGANYIESGTDFTNTTSADLHFTDMMGVNKWMTIKADGKVGINTNAPATNFQVKGGAVIGDLAPFPSAFSAITTEALNATLRNHTETTGNYVAAGAYQRFSPTANSTLSTHSLVSIVVPNVPSGVTVTSQNEAFHANATRNRYAGNVDAGTVSYLASGQFVYGHENYVVGNAPATTDAFGIRIVPHLQSGTVTNMYDLFLQNPSTGGTVTNRYGIYQQSTTAKNYFAGATGFNTATSPLANIHIGSSGAGNTAYSSFQMGNDATSSNNFHIVNEFATNRRLNFYKGNLGSGGLLMSLSDTGYFTVGETAATGGGVLSLKPGGIDHTYIQFYARTASPTTRTGYFGTPASGSTNMNVANEMEGGQIDFLTKSGGAVSAKMTLSAVGNLTTAGTVNGASDIRLKKEIHVLDGSLDKILQLKPSSYHWKDPNADPRLQMGFIAQELEKVYPNVVEENKKGIKAVSYINMIAPITSAVQELYHKFKAILTNHDERISNLETQMTALQKQNELLLKQNEDLMKYIKSQNENTQRLPASSR; via the coding sequence ATGAGAAACGGAACGTATTTGATCGCAATACTCTCATTGCTCACGGGCATTTTCGCGTTGGCTTCGCCCAACTCGCTGACCTATCAAGGCCGCATTTTGAAATCCGACGGCCACGCTCTCGAGTACAACAACGTCAGCTTTCTCTTTGAAATCACCAGTCCTAACGGCAGTTGTGTAATTTATCGGGAACAAAAAGACGGCGTGAACATGGTGAATTCAGCCGGTGTGTTTGACGTACCAATCGGGTCCGGCACCAAACTTTTCCCGGCCGATCCTCTTTTCACTTTGCTTGAATCTTTCAACAACTCCAAAGTTCACAATTGTTTTGGTGGTTCCACCTATTCCGCACAAGCCGGCGACACACGCCTGCTGAAGGTGCAATTCCACGACGGTTCGGGCTGGAAGATCATCTCCCCTTCCAATGAAATCCGCACAGTTCCTTATGCAGCCTATGCCCTGTCTTCAGAGAAACTCGGAACCAAAACCGAAGAGGACTTCCTGCAGAAAGCCGGCTTGCCGACTTGCGCAGCAGGCACCTTCCTAAGCTGGAATGGCACCGCTTTAAGTTGTTCCGGCGTTTCTGGTGCCAATGGCGGTACTGTGTCCGATGTCACTTCGGCCAATGCTTATATCACTATCACCAATGGCACAACGACCCCACAGCTGACTTTGAATGTAGGCCAAAATGCCAATCAAGTCGCAGCCGGAAATGATCCACGCTTCACTGATGCGCGCGTCCCGTCGGGTGCCGCCGCGGGCGACCTGGGTGGAACTTATCCAAATCCTTCAGTTGCTAAACTCCAGGGCGTAGCGGTTTCTGCCACAGCACCCACAAATGGGCACTTCTTAAAATTCAACGGCACACAGTGGTTGTCGGCACAGATCAGCACTTCAGATGTGAATGGCCTGAACACGACACTGGACAACTACATGACCGAAGCGGATTTTAACACAGCCGTCGCCAACGCCAACTGTGCGGCTCATCAGACAATGTATTGGAATGCTGTCACGGGCTTCAGCTGTCAGTCTATCAACGTCTCTGTTGCGGGTGATGTCAGTGGCACCATTGGTGCCGTGGCCGTGAATAAAATCAAAGGCATCACTGTCGACACAACAGGTTTGGTCGCCGGACAGGTGCTGAAATATGACGGCACCAAGTTCGCACCCGCCGCAGACAATGACGCCAATTCCGGCGGAACTGTGACCAACATCGCAACCGGCACGGGGCTTTCCGGAGGTCCAATCACTTCGACCGGCACGATCTCGCTGGCTAATACAGCGGTGACGGCCGCATCTTATGGTTCCAGCACTCAAGTCGGCACCTTCACCGTCGATGCCCAAGGGCGTCTGACGGCGGCAAACAATGCCGCCATTGCTTTCCCGGTGACGACGGTTGCAGGTCGCACGGGTGCGATTACTTTGGATGCTGCTGACATCGGCAGTGGTGCTGGTAAATATTTGACTTATCGTCCGAACAACACGGCTTGTACTGATGGCCAGGTTTTAAAATGGGTGTCTGCGAACAATCGGTGGGAGTGCGGTACTGATACTGACACTTCTTCCGGCGGTACTGTGACAAACATCGCAACCGGTACCGGTCTGTCTGGTGGTCCGATCACCTCCACCGGGACAATTTCTTTGGCCAACACGACAGTCACTCCGGCTGTTTATGGCTCCAACACACAAGTTGGAACTTTCACAGTTGATGCTCAAGGTCGCCTGACGGCGGCAAGCAACGCTGCCATCGCCTTCCCGGTCACAACCGTTGCTGGCCGCACTGGTTCTGTGACGTTGGATGTGGGTGATGTGGGTAATGGCGCTGGTAAATACTTTGTCTATCGTCCGAACAATACCGCTTGTACTGATGGCCAGGTTTTAAAATGGGTGTCTGCGAACAATCGATGGGAGTGCGGTACTGATACTGACACTTCTTCCGGCGGTACTGTGACCAACATCGCAACGGGCACTGGTTTGACAGGCGGCCCGATCACCTCCACCGGGACGATTGCATTAGCCAATACGACGGTAACGGCGGGATCTTACACTCGCGCTTCCATCACAGTGGATGCTCAAGGTCGTTTGACGGCGGCGTCCAGTGGCGCGGCAATCAATCTGGCTTCAGATATCACCGGCACTTTGCCGATTGCAAATGGCGGCACCGGGACGACAACGGCTTTGGGGGCATTCAATGCGTTGTCTCCTCTGACAACCAAAGGGGACGTTCTGGTTCGCGATGCCACCAACAATATCCGTCTGCCGGTGGGTACAAACGGTCAGGTGCTGACTGCCGACAGTGCTGTTGCCGCGGGTGTAAAATGGGCGACTCCCAACGCGGGAACTGTGACCAATGTCTCTGGTACAGCGCCGGTTCAGGTGGCTACGGGCACTTCAACACCAGTGATTTCCGTTGATGCTGCGACAACGGGAGCTCGCGGTGTGGTTCAGGTGGGCTCGGGTATCGCGGTTTCCTCAGGCACTATCAGTGCTGATCCGGCGAACTTCCCGTCTGCCGTACCGGTATCCAAAGGTGGTACGGGCGCGACGTCTTTGACGGCCGACCGTCTGCTTGTTTCCAACGGCACAGGTTCTGCGGTGATTCCATTTACCTGCGGCACCGCACAGATGCTGACCTTCAATGCGTCGGGTGTGATGGGTTGTACGAGTTATTCTTCTTCGGGGATTTTTGCCAATGGCGGCAATAGCTTTGGTACTGCGGCAGTCCTGGGCACCAACGACGCCCAGTCTTTGACCTTTGAAACAGACGCCAATCCCCGCATGACCATTCTTGCCACAGGCAAAGTCGGCGTGAACGAAACGGCTCCGACAGGGAACCTGCATCTTTCCAACACAGGGGCGGTGGACTTGCGCATTCAGGACAAGTCCGGCACTCCGGTCACCATGCGCATTCTTTCCCAAGGTGGCGCGAACTATATTGAATCCGGTACGGATTTCACCAACACCACTTCAGCGGACCTGCACTTCACCGACATGATGGGTGTGAACAAGTGGATGACCATCAAGGCGGACGGCAAGGTAGGTATCAACACCAATGCACCGGCGACCAACTTCCAGGTCAAAGGTGGCGCGGTGATTGGGGATCTTGCCCCTTTCCCAAGTGCCTTTAGCGCCATCACAACGGAAGCATTGAATGCGACCTTGCGCAATCACACTGAAACAACCGGCAATTATGTGGCGGCAGGTGCCTACCAGCGCTTCAGCCCTACTGCCAATTCCACTTTGTCGACACATTCCCTGGTCAGTATCGTTGTTCCCAACGTACCTTCCGGCGTGACTGTAACAAGTCAGAATGAAGCCTTCCACGCCAATGCCACACGCAACCGCTATGCGGGGAACGTGGATGCGGGAACAGTCTCATACCTGGCTTCCGGACAATTCGTCTATGGACATGAAAACTACGTCGTCGGCAATGCCCCGGCAACCACGGACGCATTTGGTATTCGAATCGTCCCGCATCTGCAGTCCGGCACCGTGACGAACATGTATGACTTGTTCCTGCAGAACCCGTCAACAGGCGGGACCGTCACAAATCGCTACGGAATCTATCAGCAAAGCACGACCGCGAAAAACTATTTCGCCGGAGCCACGGGCTTTAATACAGCCACAAGTCCGCTGGCGAATATACACATCGGAAGCTCGGGCGCTGGCAACACGGCCTACTCGTCTTTCCAGATGGGTAATGACGCCACATCAAGCAACAACTTCCACATCGTCAATGAGTTCGCCACCAACCGCCGCCTGAACTTCTACAAAGGAAACCTGGGTTCCGGCGGTCTGCTAATGTCTTTAAGCGACACCGGCTATTTTACAGTGGGTGAAACCGCTGCCACGGGCGGTGGGGTCCTATCTCTTAAACCTGGTGGAATCGATCACACTTACATCCAGTTCTATGCCCGCACAGCCTCCCCAACTACACGCACGGGATACTTCGGAACTCCGGCATCTGGCAGCACCAACATGAACGTTGCCAACGAGATGGAAGGTGGACAGATCGATTTCCTCACCAAGAGTGGCGGCGCTGTCAGCGCCAAGATGACCTTGTCGGCGGTCGGAAACCTGACCACGGCAGGAACTGTGAACGGCGCTTCTGATATTCGCCTGAAAAAAGAAATCCACGTTCTGGATGGAAGCCTGGATAAAATCCTGCAACTGAAGCCGTCTTCCTATCACTGGAAAGATCCGAATGCAGATCCACGACTGCAGATGGGTTTCATCGCTCAGGAGCTTGAAAAAGTTTATCCAAATGTGGTGGAAGAAAACAAAAAAGGTATCAAAGCTGTTTCCTACATCAACATGATCGCTCCGATCACAAGTGCAGTGCAGGAGCTTTACCATAAATTCAAAGCGATCCTCACCAATCATGACGAGCGTATTTCCAATCTGGAGACGCAGATGACCGCCTTACAAAAGCAAAATGAGCTTCTGCTCAAACAGAATGAAGATCTAATGAAATATATCAAGTCTCAAAATGAGAACACTCAACGTCTGCCGGCTTCCAGCCGATAA
- a CDS encoding 50S ribosomal protein L11 methyltransferase, with protein MSDTNSYFRIRLSQVPAELEDIITTHCFECGASGVTEALPFSQPDLTYDPKILHVRAHEMDVFFNERPECNFFDGLLELNEGIKWHIHEEETKDWLEEWKKGFKPFKLVGDFWVVPSWLTPPEECKHPIYIDPGMAFGTGTHATTQMMAFFIHKLSEKYKGDLANWAMLDVGTGTAILAMLAQMSGMGLVAGIEIDPEARRVARENVKLNKLPQIEIPETQIEDIRDQYDVVVANIIDGVLINIKKDLLRVLKPGGHMLLTGILEERDNHFFEKFMENSGLTVVRRIEKDEWVGYWVQS; from the coding sequence ATGAGTGACACAAATTCCTACTTCCGAATCCGCCTAAGCCAGGTTCCTGCTGAACTTGAAGATATCATCACCACCCACTGCTTTGAATGTGGCGCTTCCGGCGTCACCGAGGCTTTGCCGTTTTCGCAGCCAGATCTGACTTACGATCCCAAAATTCTTCATGTGCGCGCCCACGAAATGGACGTGTTCTTCAACGAACGCCCGGAATGCAATTTCTTCGACGGCTTGCTTGAGCTGAATGAAGGCATCAAATGGCACATCCACGAGGAAGAAACCAAAGACTGGCTGGAAGAATGGAAAAAAGGCTTCAAACCTTTCAAACTGGTCGGCGACTTCTGGGTTGTTCCATCCTGGTTGACCCCTCCAGAAGAATGCAAACACCCGATCTATATTGATCCGGGCATGGCCTTCGGCACCGGCACTCACGCCACCACTCAGATGATGGCGTTCTTCATCCACAAGCTTTCTGAAAAATACAAAGGCGATCTGGCGAACTGGGCAATGCTGGATGTGGGCACGGGCACCGCGATCCTTGCGATGCTGGCACAGATGTCCGGTATGGGATTGGTTGCGGGTATCGAGATTGATCCTGAAGCCCGCCGTGTGGCCCGTGAAAACGTGAAGCTGAACAAGCTGCCACAAATTGAAATTCCAGAAACACAAATCGAAGACATCCGCGATCAGTATGACGTGGTTGTGGCCAACATCATCGATGGTGTTCTGATCAACATCAAAAAAGATCTGCTGCGTGTTCTGAAGCCGGGCGGCCACATGCTGCTGACCGGGATTCTGGAAGAGCGTGACAATCACTTCTTTGAAAAGTTCATGGAAAACTCTGGCCTGACCGTGGTTCGTCGAATTGAAAAAGACGAATGGGTTGGATACTGGGTTCAGTCATGA
- a CDS encoding RsmE family RNA methyltransferase — MRRYWIEKKDLFQDQVNFTGDVFHHIFDVCRQEIGSKFEVLTEDSKAYFVEVTHVSKKNATARVLEERIIPALKEPHLHLVLSLSRFPVMDAIMEKAVEMGVTSIQPFFSEFSFLRKGEKLSDNKTDRWDKIVKSATQQSGRGDLMKVHPAIPFEKISDLINRNGSGVGLFAYEGPSTLSIKEYVSKVKADHPAGIKDVWIIVGSEGGFSHREVEEFQKLGLHPVTLGPQVLRVETACMTLVSVLKYDFDLMC, encoded by the coding sequence ATGAGACGCTACTGGATCGAAAAAAAGGATCTGTTCCAGGATCAGGTGAATTTCACCGGCGACGTCTTTCATCACATCTTCGATGTCTGCCGTCAGGAGATTGGTTCCAAATTCGAAGTGCTGACTGAAGACAGCAAGGCGTACTTTGTTGAAGTCACTCACGTGTCCAAAAAGAACGCCACGGCCCGCGTGCTGGAAGAACGAATCATCCCCGCGTTGAAAGAGCCGCACCTGCACCTGGTGCTTTCCCTGTCGCGCTTTCCCGTGATGGACGCCATCATGGAAAAAGCGGTTGAAATGGGCGTGACCAGCATTCAACCGTTCTTTTCTGAATTCAGCTTCTTAAGAAAAGGCGAAAAGCTATCTGACAATAAAACCGACCGCTGGGACAAGATCGTCAAATCCGCCACCCAGCAAAGTGGCCGCGGCGACCTGATGAAGGTTCACCCTGCCATCCCATTTGAAAAGATCTCGGATTTGATTAACCGAAATGGGTCCGGCGTGGGTCTATTTGCTTATGAGGGTCCGTCGACTCTAAGCATCAAGGAATACGTCAGCAAGGTCAAAGCCGACCACCCCGCCGGGATCAAAGATGTCTGGATTATCGTGGGCAGCGAAGGGGGATTCTCACACCGTGAGGTCGAAGAATTCCAGAAACTAGGCCTTCATCCAGTCACACTGGGACCCCAAGTTCTACGAGTTGAAACGGCTTGCATGACCTTGGTCTCCGTCCTAAAGTATGACTTTGATCTGATGTGTTGA